The Deltaproteobacteria bacterium nucleotide sequence GACGGCTAGCTTGACCGGCAGAGGGGGGCACACGCATGCTCCGGCATCTGATCCTCGGATTGCTCAGGCAAGGTGGCGCGAAACACGGTTACGCTGTCATGAAGGAGATACGTGATCGCGCTGGTCTGCAGGTGAGCATCGGAAACGTCTACCGAGAACTCAAGCGACTCGAGGCCGAAGGGCTGATCCGGAGCGTGACGAATGCAACCGGGGAGGACCCTCGTCGCGCACCATTCGAATCGACCACCGGAGGCAAGTCGGTCTTCGACGACTGGATAACGAGCGCGCCTACCAAGGCCTTGCCCGATTATCGCGACGAGTTCTGCCTCCGCGCCATCTTCATCGAAAACATCGACCAGGCCGCCGCCCGAGCCGTTCTGGATCGATGGCGAGAGGAATTGGACGTCCACAGCAGAGCGCTGGAGAGATGTAGGGAACGGGCCGTTGCACGTCGGGGCAACGAGCGCAGCTTCACCACCCTCCCGTTCTTCCTCGCCCGACGCATCAAACACGTCGCCACGGACCTTGCCTTTGTCGAAGAGCTGCGATCCGCGCACGAGGCTGGGCGAGGCAGACCGCCGAACGGTCGCCTCGCCGTCCCGTCCCCAGCGGCAGTCGTTTCCAGCGGACAAAGGAAGCCGCGCGGTGATGGGCGCTAGAGCCCGACCTCGGCATAGTTCCAATTGCTGACACGCCGGGACGGGCCGGGCACGTAGAGCCTCCGCCGGCGCGTCG carries:
- a CDS encoding PadR family transcriptional regulator, with protein sequence MLRHLILGLLRQGGAKHGYAVMKEIRDRAGLQVSIGNVYRELKRLEAEGLIRSVTNATGEDPRRAPFESTTGGKSVFDDWITSAPTKALPDYRDEFCLRAIFIENIDQAAARAVLDRWREELDVHSRALERCRERAVARRGNERSFTTLPFFLARRIKHVATDLAFVEELRSAHEAGRGRPPNGRLAVPSPAAVVSSGQRKPRGDGR